A window of the Acidovorax sp. YS12 genome harbors these coding sequences:
- a CDS encoding siderophore ABC transporter substrate-binding protein: MHLPRRSLLLAAAAMPLLPARAAITIRHKLGTTVIPRPPQRVAALEMNEVDFLDQLGVPVAGMVKDYVPHFLARYKDDANVRDLGAIVQPNLERVHALRPDLILITPLQANHYQELAEIAPTLHFDVDFRNSQHRHIEVVREHLLTLGRIFGKEALAQQKAAQLDAKVQQARRVTEGRAERALIVLHNNGAFSAFGQQSRYGFVFSALGVQSASAAVESSLHGQPVSSEFIQQADPDILYVVDRTAVMERRPVMSAQQLANPLLRQTKAWKSGRVVFADADAWYITGASPASLQRLIDDVVRGYR; encoded by the coding sequence ATGCACCTTCCACGCAGAAGCCTTCTTCTGGCCGCCGCCGCCATGCCGCTGCTCCCTGCCAGGGCGGCCATCACCATCCGGCACAAGCTCGGCACCACCGTCATCCCGCGCCCGCCGCAGCGCGTGGCGGCGCTGGAGATGAACGAGGTGGACTTCCTCGACCAGCTCGGCGTGCCGGTCGCGGGCATGGTCAAGGACTACGTGCCGCACTTCCTCGCGCGCTACAAGGACGATGCGAACGTGCGGGACCTGGGCGCCATCGTCCAGCCGAACCTGGAGCGCGTGCATGCGCTGCGGCCCGACCTGATCCTCATCACGCCGCTGCAAGCCAACCACTACCAGGAGCTGGCCGAGATCGCGCCCACGCTGCATTTCGACGTGGACTTCCGCAACAGCCAGCACCGCCACATCGAGGTGGTGCGCGAGCACCTGCTGACGCTGGGCCGCATCTTCGGCAAGGAAGCCCTGGCACAGCAAAAGGCCGCGCAGCTCGACGCCAAGGTGCAGCAGGCCCGCCGCGTGACCGAAGGCCGGGCCGAGCGCGCGCTGATCGTGCTGCACAACAACGGCGCGTTCAGCGCCTTCGGCCAGCAGTCGCGCTATGGCTTCGTCTTCAGCGCGCTGGGCGTGCAGTCCGCCAGCGCGGCGGTGGAGAGCAGCCTGCACGGCCAGCCCGTCTCCAGCGAATTCATCCAGCAGGCCGACCCCGACATCCTCTACGTGGTGGACCGCACCGCCGTGATGGAGCGCCGCCCGGTCATGAGCGCGCAGCAGCTCGCCAACCCGCTGCTGCGCCAGACCAAGGCGTGGAAGAGCGGCCGCGTGGTCTTCGCCGATGCCGACGCCTGGTACATCACCGGCGCCAGCCCGGCGTCCCTGCAACGGCTGATCGACGACGTGGTCCGGGGCTACCGCTGA
- a CDS encoding ABC transporter ATP-binding protein has product MSAHDTAAAVPSSPSASSGPLRRILHPVRGRLACAAVLAAVGSMLALVPLAGIAHVARIARGQGGGSVGPVVAASVACLFAGMALVLAGELVAHLADNRLTHGLRVAAARRLAQAPLGWFTSRASGEVKQAMQDDIATLHGLTAHFYTAVGRAVGAVGVSVVYLFALDWRLAIAALLPFPGFFVFLRRAMQASGAGMQAFAERLGRINSATVEFVGGIPVVKAFGAAGTAHGGYREAVDGFAEAFADFTRPLVASMAHAHAMVAPVTVLGVVLTFGAAFVGLGWMAPVDVLPFALVAPGICAPLLLLHTLLHDLQGAAGAAQRVLALLETPVLAQPAPGQQQVPVGHAVRFENVGYGYGDGHRVLSGISFTLEPGTVTAIVGPSGAGKSTLARLLLRFFDPDEGRITLGGVDLRHIEASQLYRRIGFVLQDVRLVHASVRDNIALGRPSASQQEIEDAARAANIHARILALPRGYDAVVGEDAQFSGGERQRVSIARAVLLDPPVLVLDEATAAADAGNEAAIQDALSRFAQGRTLLVIAHRLDTVAQADRILVLDGGVVVAQGRHAELLAQGGRYARLWAEGQPC; this is encoded by the coding sequence ATGAGTGCGCACGACACGGCTGCGGCCGTCCCTTCCTCCCCGTCTGCATCTTCCGGCCCGCTGCGCCGCATCCTCCACCCGGTACGCGGCCGGCTGGCCTGCGCGGCCGTGCTGGCCGCCGTGGGTTCCATGCTCGCCCTGGTGCCGCTGGCGGGCATCGCGCACGTTGCGCGCATCGCCCGGGGCCAGGGCGGCGGCAGCGTCGGGCCGGTGGTCGCGGCCAGCGTGGCCTGCCTGTTCGCGGGCATGGCGCTGGTGCTCGCGGGCGAGCTGGTGGCGCACCTGGCCGACAACCGGCTCACCCACGGCTTGCGTGTGGCGGCCGCGCGCAGGCTGGCGCAGGCGCCGCTGGGCTGGTTCACCAGCCGGGCGTCGGGCGAGGTCAAGCAGGCCATGCAGGACGACATCGCCACGCTGCACGGCCTGACCGCGCACTTCTACACCGCCGTGGGGCGGGCCGTGGGCGCGGTGGGGGTGTCGGTGGTCTATCTGTTTGCGCTGGACTGGCGCCTGGCGATTGCGGCGCTGCTGCCGTTTCCGGGGTTCTTCGTGTTCCTGCGGCGGGCCATGCAGGCCAGCGGGGCAGGCATGCAGGCATTTGCCGAGCGGCTCGGGCGCATCAACAGCGCGACGGTGGAGTTCGTCGGCGGCATTCCGGTCGTCAAGGCGTTCGGCGCGGCAGGCACGGCGCATGGCGGCTACCGCGAGGCGGTCGATGGCTTCGCCGAGGCGTTCGCGGATTTCACGCGCCCGCTGGTGGCGTCCATGGCCCACGCGCACGCCATGGTCGCGCCGGTGACGGTGCTGGGCGTGGTGCTGACTTTCGGCGCGGCGTTCGTGGGCCTGGGCTGGATGGCGCCGGTGGACGTGCTGCCGTTCGCGCTGGTGGCGCCGGGCATCTGCGCGCCGCTGCTGTTGCTGCATACGCTGCTGCACGACCTGCAAGGCGCCGCCGGTGCCGCGCAGCGCGTGCTGGCGCTGCTGGAAACGCCGGTGCTGGCGCAGCCTGCGCCAGGCCAGCAGCAGGTGCCCGTGGGCCATGCGGTGCGCTTCGAGAACGTGGGCTATGGCTACGGCGATGGCCACCGGGTGCTGTCGGGCATCAGTTTCACGCTGGAGCCGGGCACGGTGACGGCCATCGTCGGCCCGTCGGGCGCGGGCAAGTCCACGCTGGCGCGGCTGCTGCTGCGCTTCTTCGATCCGGATGAGGGGCGCATCACGCTCGGTGGCGTCGATCTGCGCCACATCGAGGCGTCGCAGCTCTACCGCCGCATCGGCTTCGTGCTGCAGGACGTGCGGCTGGTCCACGCCAGCGTGCGCGACAACATCGCGTTGGGGCGGCCTTCGGCCAGCCAGCAAGAGATCGAGGACGCCGCGCGCGCGGCGAACATCCACGCGCGCATCCTGGCGCTGCCGCGTGGCTACGACGCCGTGGTGGGCGAGGACGCACAGTTCTCCGGCGGCGAGCGCCAGCGCGTGAGCATCGCGCGCGCCGTGCTGCTCGACCCGCCCGTGCTGGTGCTCGACGAAGCCACGGCCGCCGCCGACGCGGGCAACGAGGCCGCCATCCAGGACGCGCTGTCGCGCTTCGCGCAGGGGCGCACGCTGCTGGTCATCGCGCACCGGCTCGACACGGTGGCGCAGGCCGACCGCATCCTCGTGCTCGATGGCGGCGTGGTCGTGGCGCAGGGGCGCCATGCCGAGCTGCTGGCGCAGGGCGGGCGCTATGCGCGGCTGTGGGCCGAGGGCCAGCCATGCTGA
- a CDS encoding TetR/AcrR family transcriptional regulator translates to MPHEKPPPARGRPRTITRERIADAGIAIGLPNITFTGVAAALGVSHMALYKHVASLEELKHLVAEEIFQRWQIPRADGQDGVALEDYLVAFSASAQAFVKTHPGLTPYVLRRAAATQPMLAKIDEHQSHIAQAYGIPKARARWLLATVAFHCIAVADTVYSVAGRAPTAATARAQEEAEMEAEFVQGMHALIVGALAMLDAPHQKQ, encoded by the coding sequence ATGCCCCACGAGAAACCGCCGCCGGCGCGCGGGCGCCCGCGCACCATCACCCGCGAACGCATCGCCGACGCGGGCATCGCCATCGGCCTGCCGAACATCACCTTCACCGGCGTCGCCGCCGCGCTGGGCGTGAGCCACATGGCGCTGTACAAGCACGTCGCCAGCCTGGAGGAACTCAAGCACCTGGTGGCCGAGGAAATCTTCCAGCGCTGGCAGATCCCCCGGGCCGACGGCCAGGACGGCGTGGCCCTGGAGGACTACCTGGTCGCCTTCAGCGCGTCCGCGCAGGCCTTCGTCAAGACGCATCCCGGGCTCACGCCCTACGTGCTGCGCCGGGCGGCCGCAACCCAGCCCATGCTCGCCAAGATCGATGAGCACCAGAGCCACATCGCGCAGGCCTACGGGATTCCGAAGGCGCGGGCGCGCTGGCTGCTCGCCACCGTGGCCTTCCACTGCATCGCCGTAGCCGACACGGTGTATTCCGTCGCGGGCCGCGCGCCCACCGCGGCCACGGCGCGCGCGCAGGAAGAGGCCGAGATGGAGGCGGAATTCGTCCAGGGCATGCACGCGCTCATCGTCGGCGCGCTCGCCATGCTTGATGCCCCACATCAAAAACAATAG
- a CDS encoding ABC transporter ATP-binding protein, with amino-acid sequence MLKTFIQLLGEDARLLRRYAWMAVAYGVLCGLAIAALVPVLTHLLAGDARAAAPWLAALLAGVAVCWGWRRRVEQAGVRVGVAVLQGGRHRLGAHVARLPVGWFTPQNTARIGHIVTQGMMAVAQLPAHVFTPVIGGVVTPLAIVAALFALNARLGLIALAALPLLAGVFALTARLARRADAAFHGHFAEASQRMVEFAQAQPVLRAFGGEGGGTRFLAQAVARQRQAGLRLIVLSALSAVLTAWAVQAVFAVLLLAGALWLDGEVAGTLAALLLVVRFIDPLLEVAGYGEVLRGARGQLDAVRAIFAVEPLPQPSAPQAPADASIELRGVHFRYEPGAPEVLRGVNLRIAPGSMAALIGESGSGKTTLVRLIARFFDVDAGSVCIGGVDVRQMTDAQRAAQISQIFQDSTLFAGSIADNIRIGKPGASDAEVAEAARQAGVEGIGLDTPVGEGGARLSGGERQRIAVARALIKDAPILLVDEATAALDAENQAVIAATLARLRGRRTLVVIAHQLSTVAMADQIVVLEGGQIAEQGTPAQLRARQGRYARFLAQREAAKGWRIAPGEGPC; translated from the coding sequence ATGCTGAAAACCTTCATCCAGTTGCTGGGCGAGGACGCCCGCCTGCTGCGCCGCTACGCCTGGATGGCCGTGGCCTATGGCGTGCTCTGCGGCCTGGCCATCGCCGCGCTGGTGCCGGTGCTCACGCACCTGCTGGCGGGCGACGCGCGCGCCGCCGCGCCGTGGCTGGCCGCGCTGCTGGCCGGTGTGGCCGTCTGCTGGGGCTGGCGCCGCCGCGTGGAGCAGGCAGGCGTGCGCGTGGGCGTGGCCGTGCTGCAAGGCGGGCGGCATCGCCTGGGCGCGCATGTGGCGCGCCTGCCCGTGGGCTGGTTCACGCCGCAGAACACGGCACGCATCGGCCACATCGTCACGCAGGGGATGATGGCCGTGGCGCAGTTGCCCGCGCACGTGTTCACGCCGGTCATCGGTGGCGTGGTGACGCCGCTGGCCATCGTGGCCGCCCTGTTCGCGCTGAACGCGCGGCTGGGCCTGATCGCGCTGGCGGCGCTGCCGCTGCTGGCCGGGGTGTTCGCGCTCACGGCGCGGCTGGCGCGGCGGGCCGACGCGGCGTTCCACGGCCATTTTGCCGAGGCGAGCCAGCGCATGGTGGAGTTCGCGCAGGCGCAGCCGGTGCTGCGCGCCTTTGGGGGGGAGGGCGGCGGCACGCGCTTTCTGGCGCAGGCGGTGGCGCGGCAGCGCCAAGCGGGCCTGCGGCTGATCGTGCTGTCGGCCCTGTCCGCCGTGCTCACTGCCTGGGCCGTGCAGGCCGTGTTCGCGGTCTTGCTGTTGGCTGGCGCGCTGTGGCTGGATGGCGAAGTGGCCGGCACCCTCGCCGCGCTGCTGCTGGTGGTGCGCTTCATCGACCCGCTGCTGGAAGTGGCGGGCTATGGCGAGGTGCTGCGCGGTGCGCGCGGGCAGCTCGATGCGGTGCGCGCCATCTTCGCCGTCGAACCCCTGCCGCAGCCGAGCGCGCCGCAAGCGCCTGCCGATGCGTCCATCGAACTGCGCGGCGTGCATTTCCGCTACGAACCCGGCGCGCCCGAGGTGCTGCGTGGCGTGAACCTGCGCATCGCGCCCGGCAGCATGGCCGCGCTGATCGGCGAATCCGGCTCGGGCAAGACCACGCTGGTGCGGCTGATCGCGCGCTTCTTCGACGTGGATGCGGGCAGCGTGTGCATTGGCGGCGTGGACGTGCGCCAGATGACGGACGCGCAACGGGCCGCGCAGATCAGCCAGATCTTCCAGGACAGCACGCTGTTCGCGGGCAGCATCGCCGACAACATCCGCATTGGCAAGCCCGGCGCCAGCGATGCCGAGGTGGCGGAAGCCGCGCGGCAGGCGGGCGTGGAGGGGATCGGGCTGGACACGCCGGTCGGCGAAGGCGGCGCGCGCCTGTCGGGCGGCGAGCGCCAGCGCATCGCCGTCGCCCGCGCGCTCATCAAGGACGCGCCGATCCTGCTGGTGGACGAAGCCACCGCCGCGCTGGACGCGGAGAACCAGGCCGTCATCGCCGCAACGCTGGCGCGGCTGCGCGGGCGGCGCACGCTGGTCGTGATCGCGCACCAGCTCTCCACGGTGGCGATGGCCGACCAGATCGTGGTGCTCGAAGGCGGCCAGATCGCTGAGCAGGGCACGCCCGCGCAGTTGCGCGCGCGCCAGGGGCGCTACGCCCGCTTCCTGGCCCAGCGCGAGGCCGCCAAGGGCTGGCGCATCGCACCGGGCGAGGGGCCGTGCTGA
- a CDS encoding FAD-dependent oxidoreductase has protein sequence MRIAIIGAGWAGLAAAIELAAAGVRPTVFEAARDVGGRARALHANGRVLDNGQHILIGAYAECLRLMRQVGVRPEDVFHRQPLALTFADGTGLRLPDLAPPWDALAGIARARGWRWRDKAALLRTAAAWRLGGFRCAPQATVAQLCARLPRRLVDEFIDPLCVSALNTPAHEASGQVFLRVLQDSLFSGRGGSHLLLPRTDLGSVFAEPAARWLAGHGASVHTGRRVQQIAHQGGAWQVDGTPFDAVVLATPSTEAVRLLRALAQPALQPWLAQAEALRFIPITTVYAQVPGAPGPVLAAPMLALRAQAGQPAQFVFDRGQLGGPAGLLAFVVSTSAGERAPLEAQVLAQARAALGLAALQPVQTVVEKRATFACTPALRRPPPALLPGLWATGDYIDGPYPATLEGAVRSGCAVARALLSPHGCHTRLPE, from the coding sequence ATGCGGATTGCCATCATCGGCGCCGGCTGGGCCGGGCTGGCGGCCGCCATCGAACTGGCCGCCGCGGGCGTGCGGCCCACCGTCTTCGAGGCCGCACGTGACGTGGGCGGCCGCGCCCGCGCGCTGCACGCCAACGGGCGGGTGCTGGACAACGGCCAGCACATCCTGATCGGCGCCTACGCCGAATGCCTGCGCCTCATGCGCCAGGTGGGGGTGCGGCCCGAGGACGTGTTCCACCGCCAGCCGCTGGCCCTCACCTTTGCCGACGGCACCGGGCTGCGCCTGCCCGACCTCGCGCCGCCCTGGGATGCGCTGGCGGGCATCGCCCGGGCGCGCGGCTGGCGCTGGCGCGACAAGGCCGCGCTGCTGCGCACGGCCGCCGCCTGGCGCCTGGGCGGCTTTCGCTGCGCGCCGCAGGCCACCGTGGCCCAGCTGTGCGCGCGGCTGCCGCGGCGGCTGGTGGATGAATTCATCGACCCGCTGTGCGTCTCGGCGCTCAACACCCCGGCGCACGAGGCCAGCGGCCAGGTGTTCCTGCGCGTGCTGCAGGACAGCCTGTTCAGCGGCCGCGGCGGCTCGCACCTGCTGCTGCCGCGCACCGACCTGGGCAGCGTCTTCGCCGAACCCGCAGCGCGCTGGCTGGCAGGCCACGGCGCCAGCGTGCACACCGGCCGGCGCGTGCAGCAGATCGCCCACCAGGGCGGCGCCTGGCAGGTGGACGGCACGCCGTTCGACGCCGTGGTGCTCGCCACCCCCAGCACCGAGGCCGTGCGCCTGCTGCGCGCGCTGGCGCAGCCCGCGCTGCAGCCCTGGCTGGCGCAGGCCGAGGCGCTGCGCTTCATCCCCATCACCACGGTCTATGCCCAGGTGCCGGGGGCGCCGGGCCCGGTGCTCGCCGCGCCCATGCTGGCGCTGCGCGCGCAGGCCGGGCAGCCGGCGCAGTTCGTCTTCGACCGGGGGCAGCTCGGCGGGCCTGCGGGGCTGCTGGCCTTCGTCGTCAGCACCAGCGCCGGCGAGCGCGCCCCCTTGGAAGCACAGGTGCTGGCCCAGGCCCGCGCCGCATTGGGCCTGGCGGCGCTGCAGCCGGTGCAGACCGTGGTGGAAAAGCGCGCCACCTTCGCCTGCACGCCCGCGCTGCGGCGCCCGCCGCCCGCGCTGCTGCCGGGCCTGTGGGCCACGGGCGACTACATCGACGGCCCCTACCCCGCCACGCTCGAAGGCGCGGTGCGCAGCGGCTGCGCCGTGGCGCGCGCGCTGCTGTCGCCTCATGGCTGTCACACCCGGCTGCCAGAGTAG
- a CDS encoding iron chelate uptake ABC transporter family permease subunit — translation MRSGRLWMFWLAAAVLAGAFVFAGAGLDFGYVIPKRLVRLAAIAVGGVCVALSAIVFQTLAGNRILTPAILGYEAVYLLWQSLLLLLLGTEGLAALGVGGNFAVSIALMLGYSWALQRWLLRSGANDVYLLLLLGLVLTMVIGTFTQFVQLRISPGEFAVFQGLSHASFNRARPETLALSALAVAAVCLAARRSLPVLDVLALGREQALSLGVDHARQVRRHLALIAVLVAVSTSLIGPTAFLGIFVAHIAYALAGSSRHRATLPLGCAVAIAIFLAAQLLVEHAFNYQTTVSILVNLVCGAYFLALVVRGRGTA, via the coding sequence ATGCGCAGCGGCAGACTGTGGATGTTCTGGCTCGCGGCCGCCGTGCTGGCCGGGGCCTTCGTGTTCGCGGGCGCGGGGCTGGACTTCGGCTACGTGATCCCGAAGCGGCTGGTGCGGCTGGCGGCCATCGCCGTGGGCGGCGTGTGCGTGGCGCTGTCGGCCATCGTGTTCCAGACGCTGGCGGGCAACCGCATCCTCACGCCCGCCATCCTGGGCTACGAGGCGGTCTATCTGCTGTGGCAGTCATTGTTGCTGCTGCTGTTGGGCACCGAGGGGCTGGCGGCGCTGGGCGTAGGCGGCAACTTCGCCGTCTCCATCGCGCTGATGCTCGGCTACTCCTGGGCGCTGCAGCGCTGGCTGTTGCGCAGCGGCGCGAACGACGTGTATCTGTTGCTGCTGCTCGGGCTGGTGCTGACGATGGTGATCGGCACCTTCACGCAGTTCGTGCAGTTGCGCATCAGCCCCGGCGAGTTCGCCGTGTTCCAGGGCTTGAGCCATGCCTCGTTCAACCGCGCGCGGCCCGAGACGCTGGCGCTCTCGGCCCTGGCGGTCGCCGCCGTGTGCCTGGCGGCGCGCAGGAGCCTGCCGGTGCTCGACGTGCTGGCGCTGGGGCGCGAGCAGGCCCTCTCGCTCGGCGTGGACCACGCGCGCCAAGTGCGGCGGCACCTCGCGCTGATCGCGGTGCTGGTGGCGGTGTCCACCAGCCTCATCGGGCCGACGGCGTTCCTGGGCATCTTCGTCGCGCACATCGCCTACGCGCTGGCGGGCAGCAGCCGCCACCGGGCCACGCTGCCGCTGGGCTGCGCGGTCGCCATCGCCATCTTCCTCGCCGCGCAGCTCCTGGTGGAGCACGCCTTCAACTACCAGACCACCGTCAGCATCCTCGTGAATCTGGTGTGCGGCGCGTACTTTCTCGCGCTGGTGGTGCGCGGCCGGGGCACCGCATGA
- a CDS encoding ATP-binding cassette domain-containing protein — MITVRNLHKAYGAKTVLSGISTAFPARRITSLIGPNGAGKSTLLMLMARLLPPSGGEVLLDGRSVAGIRTGEYARHVATLRQSPGFSMRLTVEELVAFGRFPHSRGALTPEDRRAIDEAIAFLALEPLRGAYIDEISGGQRQMAFLAMTIAQQTPVLLLDEPLNNLDMKHAVQIMRALRRLCDEQGRTVVLVIHDINFAANYSDHIVALKGGAMHASGPTGEVVTEARLRDLYGLDFEIVRGARGCLCNYFNPRDN; from the coding sequence ATGATTACCGTCCGCAATCTCCACAAAGCCTACGGCGCCAAGACGGTGCTGTCGGGCATCAGCACCGCGTTTCCGGCGCGGCGCATCACCTCGCTCATCGGCCCCAATGGCGCGGGCAAGTCCACGCTGCTGATGCTCATGGCGCGGCTGCTGCCGCCCAGCGGCGGCGAGGTGCTGCTGGATGGCCGCAGCGTGGCCGGCATCCGCACCGGGGAATACGCCCGCCACGTCGCCACCCTGCGGCAGTCGCCCGGCTTCAGCATGCGCCTCACGGTCGAGGAACTCGTTGCCTTCGGGCGCTTTCCGCACAGCCGGGGCGCGCTCACGCCCGAGGATCGCCGCGCCATCGACGAAGCCATCGCCTTCCTGGCGCTGGAGCCGCTGCGCGGCGCCTACATCGACGAAATCAGCGGCGGCCAGCGCCAGATGGCGTTCCTCGCGATGACCATCGCGCAGCAGACGCCCGTGCTGCTGCTCGACGAGCCGCTCAACAACCTCGACATGAAGCACGCCGTGCAGATCATGCGCGCGCTGCGCCGCCTGTGCGACGAGCAGGGGCGCACCGTGGTGCTGGTGATCCACGACATCAACTTCGCCGCCAATTACTCCGACCACATCGTCGCGCTCAAGGGCGGCGCGATGCACGCGAGCGGCCCCACCGGCGAGGTCGTGACCGAGGCGCGGCTGCGCGATCTGTACGGGCTGGACTTCGAGATCGTGCGCGGCGCGCGCGGCTGCCTTTGCAACTACTTCAATCCTCGGGACAACTGA
- the hpnD gene encoding presqualene diphosphate synthase HpnD, protein MSTPEQYVQHKAAASGSSFYYAFLFLPAPRRAAITAFYAFCREVDDVVDEVHDPSVAAAKLAWWQGEVAQAFAGQPSHPVMQALMPHASAYGIEQRHLLAVIEGCRMDLEQTRYLDFAGLARYCHLVAGVVGEVAARIFGQTQDATTAYAHKLGLAFQLTNIIRDVGEDAMRGRIYLPVNELQQFDVKAHEISARQHSERFTALMRFQAERAHRCYDEALALLPAADRRAQKPGLMMASIYRTLLREIERDNFQVLNQRTSLTPLRKFWLAWKMQALGRF, encoded by the coding sequence ATGAGCACCCCCGAGCAATACGTACAGCACAAGGCCGCCGCCTCGGGCAGCAGCTTCTACTACGCCTTCCTCTTCCTGCCCGCGCCGCGCCGCGCCGCCATCACCGCCTTCTACGCCTTCTGCCGCGAGGTGGACGACGTGGTGGACGAGGTGCACGACCCCAGCGTGGCCGCCGCCAAGCTCGCCTGGTGGCAGGGCGAGGTGGCCCAGGCCTTCGCGGGCCAGCCCAGCCACCCGGTGATGCAGGCGCTGATGCCGCACGCGAGCGCCTACGGCATCGAGCAGCGCCACCTGCTGGCCGTCATCGAAGGCTGCCGCATGGACCTGGAGCAGACGCGCTACCTCGACTTCGCCGGCCTCGCGCGCTACTGCCACCTGGTCGCCGGGGTGGTGGGCGAGGTGGCCGCGCGCATCTTCGGCCAGACGCAGGACGCCACCACCGCCTACGCGCACAAGCTCGGCCTGGCCTTCCAGCTCACCAACATCATCCGCGACGTGGGCGAGGACGCCATGCGCGGGCGCATCTACCTGCCGGTGAACGAGCTGCAGCAGTTCGACGTGAAGGCGCACGAGATCAGCGCGCGCCAGCATTCCGAGCGCTTCACCGCGCTGATGCGCTTCCAGGCCGAGCGCGCGCACCGCTGCTACGACGAAGCGCTGGCCTTGCTGCCCGCGGCCGACCGGCGCGCGCAGAAGCCCGGCCTGATGATGGCCAGCATCTACCGCACGCTGCTGCGCGAAATCGAGCGCGACAACTTCCAGGTGCTGAACCAGCGCACCAGCCTGACGCCGCTGCGCAAGTTCTGGCTGGCGTGGAAGATGCAAGCGCTGGGCCGCTTCTGA
- a CDS encoding iron chelate uptake ABC transporter family permease subunit: protein MPVRLLFLFIALCGASLLIGARQLTWPLPADAWLTLTASRLPRLVALVLTGVGLSVCGVILQHIVRNKFVEPGTSGGLDAAKLGILVSLTVLPATGTAGRMLFALVFCFAASLLYVAIIRRIRFRNTVLVPVVGLMYSSVLSAVAEFYAWRHNILQSMQGWLLGDFSRVVQGHYEILYVIVPVVALAYLYAHRFTVLGMGEDMAASLGLGYAATAAVGLVLVAVTVSATVIAVGAIPFVGLVVPQLVALRRGDNLGRTLPIVAFGGAALLLACDILGRLLMYPFEVPIGLTAGGVGGALFLVLILRGLR from the coding sequence ATGCCCGTGCGCCTGCTGTTCCTGTTCATCGCGCTCTGCGGCGCCTCGCTGCTGATCGGCGCGCGGCAACTGACGTGGCCGCTGCCCGCCGATGCCTGGCTGACGTTGACGGCCAGCCGCCTGCCGCGCCTGGTGGCGCTGGTGCTGACGGGCGTGGGGCTGTCGGTGTGCGGCGTGATCCTGCAGCACATCGTGCGCAACAAGTTCGTCGAGCCGGGCACTTCGGGCGGGCTGGATGCGGCCAAGCTCGGCATCCTGGTGTCGCTGACCGTGCTGCCCGCCACGGGTACGGCGGGGCGCATGCTGTTCGCGCTGGTGTTCTGCTTCGCGGCCAGCCTGCTCTACGTCGCCATCATCCGGCGCATCCGCTTCAGGAACACGGTGCTGGTGCCCGTGGTCGGCCTGATGTACAGCAGCGTGCTCAGCGCCGTGGCGGAGTTCTACGCCTGGCGCCACAACATCCTGCAAAGCATGCAGGGCTGGCTGCTGGGCGACTTCTCGCGCGTGGTGCAGGGCCATTACGAGATCCTCTACGTCATCGTGCCCGTGGTGGCGCTGGCCTACTTGTACGCGCACCGCTTCACCGTGCTGGGCATGGGCGAGGACATGGCCGCCAGCCTGGGCCTGGGCTACGCGGCCACGGCGGCCGTGGGGCTGGTGCTGGTGGCGGTGACGGTATCGGCCACGGTCATCGCCGTGGGCGCGATTCCCTTCGTCGGGCTGGTCGTGCCGCAACTGGTGGCCCTGCGCCGGGGCGACAACCTGGGCCGCACGCTGCCCATCGTCGCGTTCGGCGGCGCCGCGCTGCTGCTGGCCTGCGACATCCTGGGGCGCTTGCTGATGTACCCGTTCGAGGTGCCGATCGGCCTCACGGCGGGCGGCGTGGGTGGGGCGCTTTTTCTCGTACTGATTTTGCGAGGATTGCGGTGA